The proteins below come from a single Candidatus Zixiibacteriota bacterium genomic window:
- the hemA gene encoding glutamyl-tRNA reductase: MSELGIIGTSIWQQNMPLLECLTVNRDDTRDVLPRLKAALDLEELVYIATCNRVEFIYLTSGEGEWRGANLLHRLIDFFFVGSRKTSFFPNDFYHYTGREAVTHIFRTTSSLDSLVIGETQIAGQVKTAHQEAAESGLCGPALEKLISEALNVARKVKRETSIGEGALSMASLATYELQEALGSEENPLIALIGSDAMRTKIAKYINGSLGGNLVFVNRTIERAKILAEQFGGTAMTLDDFRENPGPVQAVVSSTAATEPVFDSAFLDKLNHLGSPVVCIDLAVPRDFSIDFNDSGLVKLIDIPMLKSKGKGSLRNKFVEASKANEIVRSSVNQFLSSQIETSIKPIFYNSYKEALQLAEKALDDLFDKRAKALGREERMAVTRLVTKLIGHSSFQPAKMLSNFLVEVQSDLSFGELFPQPRKAKHKKAV, translated from the coding sequence TTGAGTGAATTAGGGATAATTGGCACCTCGATCTGGCAACAGAACATGCCGCTCCTGGAATGCCTCACAGTCAATCGGGACGACACACGCGATGTCCTGCCACGACTTAAGGCCGCGCTTGATCTTGAGGAACTCGTCTATATCGCCACCTGCAACCGGGTCGAATTCATCTATTTGACCTCCGGCGAAGGGGAATGGCGCGGAGCCAATCTGCTGCACCGATTGATAGACTTTTTCTTCGTCGGAAGCCGCAAAACGAGCTTCTTCCCCAACGATTTTTATCATTACACAGGCCGCGAAGCTGTCACGCATATCTTTCGGACGACTTCCTCCCTCGATTCGCTCGTAATCGGCGAAACCCAAATCGCCGGTCAGGTAAAGACCGCTCATCAGGAGGCTGCCGAGTCCGGTCTATGCGGCCCAGCTCTCGAAAAGCTAATCAGTGAGGCGTTGAATGTGGCGCGAAAAGTCAAGAGAGAAACATCGATTGGCGAAGGCGCGCTATCGATGGCGTCGCTTGCTACTTACGAACTTCAGGAAGCGCTCGGATCAGAAGAGAATCCGCTGATCGCGCTGATCGGTTCCGATGCTATGCGCACCAAGATCGCGAAGTATATCAACGGTTCGCTCGGTGGCAATCTCGTATTCGTGAACCGTACTATTGAACGCGCAAAAATACTCGCCGAACAGTTTGGCGGCACGGCGATGACTCTCGATGATTTTCGGGAGAATCCGGGTCCGGTTCAAGCGGTGGTGTCATCGACAGCCGCGACAGAGCCGGTTTTCGATTCGGCATTTCTCGACAAGCTCAATCATCTCGGTTCGCCAGTAGTCTGCATCGACTTGGCTGTGCCGCGAGATTTCTCGATCGATTTCAACGATAGCGGCCTGGTGAAACTGATCGACATCCCGATGCTGAAATCGAAAGGGAAGGGTTCGTTGCGCAACAAATTTGTAGAGGCGAGCAAAGCCAACGAGATCGTGCGATCCTCGGTGAATCAATTTCTGTCGAGTCAGATAGAGACATCGATAAAGCCGATTTTCTACAACAGCTACAAAGAGGCGCTTCAACTGGCTGAGAAGGCTCTCGACGATCTGTTCGACAAGAGGGCAAAGGCGCTCGGTCGTGAGGAGCGGATGGCTGTCACTCGCCTTGTGACAAAACTAATCGGCCATTCATCATTCCAGCCGGCGAAGATGCTCTCCAACTTCCTTGTCGAAGTTCAGTCCGATCTCAGTTTCGGCGAGTTATTCCC